From Haemorhous mexicanus isolate bHaeMex1 chromosome 2, bHaeMex1.pri, whole genome shotgun sequence, the proteins below share one genomic window:
- the BACH1 gene encoding transcription regulator protein BACH1, translating into MSLSENKSVVFAYESSVHSTNVLLSLDDQRKQDILCDVTILVEDQRFRAHKAVLAACSSYFLSRIVGQVDADLIITLPEEVTLKGFSPLLQFAYTAKLVLNKDNVSEVCKCAEFLGVRNIEESCFQFLKFRFLDFKLDQQECPRKKCCTQRFQKANPKTGNVDDGDLEINYEVEALLEKEYSQIPDTKPCKDEENAKSSPVLQNNANQNCDPVHLERGSASSLSSQCPKYRKFQKAFGNDKVNTSESSSSIKDVQVPLATSLEKEIPNNDGIQKAQECVPMQLISNCEETQVEMEEGEEGIRKKEESKRDSVTQNVSCPVEKMDLAAFPQNSAAPHGLNSVSILHSCEQYGNLNFSNMQNNTVLAEKTVSSTGAGNDKTESQGNPSSKVELCIREATNITSAGDRSSVEREIAEQLAQGFWSDIHSTDACEIHLPPSKEYSEPSYSGKKSECPWLGIRITESPEPCPQRTFTTLNSVNCPFISNLSTEGCSNTSEIISGDYVQGQQQEQCPYNYVISLGEDSETDTEGDSESCSAREQECEVKLPFNAQRIISLSRNDFQSFLKMHKLTPEQLDCIHDIRRRSKNRIAAQRCRKRKLDCIQNLESEIEKLQNEKENLLKERNHILSTLGETKQNLTGLCQQVCKEAALSQEQIQILAKYSSSDCPLSFLFPKREQTAPSDSELVVPASVESANGLSGVTPTAEQSSCYQCVKSACEATYEQVQELHPVPARALEQTSLLEPCGQSSGITDFCQQMTDKCTTDE; encoded by the exons ATGTCTCTAAGTGAGAACAAAAGTGTGGTGTTTGCCTATGAATCTTCAGTGCACAGTACCAATGTACTCCTCAGCCTTGATGATCAGCGAAAGCAAGATATCCTTTGTGATGTTACAATTTTAGTGGAAGATCAGCGATTTCGGGCTCACAAAGCTGTGCTTGCAGCTTGCAGCAGTTACTTCCTTTCAAGAATTGTGGGCCAGGTGGACGCTGATCTTATCATCACTTTACCGGAAGAG GTAACACTTAAAGGATTTAGTCCTTTGCTTCAGTTTGCATATACAGCAAAACTTGTTTTAAATAAAGACAATGTGTCTGAAGTTTGCAAATGTGCAGAATTTTTGGGTGTACGCAACATTGAAGAGTCCTGCTTTCAGTTTCTCAAATTCAGATTTTTGGACTTTAAATTGGATCAGCAGGAATGTCCTAGGAAGAAGTGTTGCACACAGCGttttcagaaagcaaacccTAAAACTGGCAATGTGGATGATGGAGACCTAGAAATAAATTATGAAGTAGAAGCTCTTCTAGAAAAGGAATATAGTCAAATTCCTGACACAAAACCCTGtaaagatgaagaaaatgcTAAATCATCGCCTGTTCTCCAAAATAATGCCAATCAAAATTGTGATCCTGTACATTTAGAAAGGGGTAGTGCTTCCAGCTTATCTTCTCAATGCCCAAAGTATAGAAAATTCCAGAAAGCTTTTGGAAATGATAAAGTTAATACTTCAGAGTCCAGTTCCAGTATTAAAGATGTTCAGGTACCCCTTGCAACTTCTCTTGAGAAGGAAATACCTAATAATGATGGCATACAAAAAGCTCAGGAGTGTGTGCCTATGCAGCTGATCTCAAACTGTGAAGAGACTCAGGTAGAAatggaggaaggggaagaaggCATTCGGAAAAAAGAAGAGTCAAAGAGAGATTCTGTAACTCAGAATGTGTCATGTCCTGTGGAGAAAATGGATCTTGCTGCTTTCCCCCAAAACTCTGCTGCACCTCATGGACTCAATTCTGTGTCTATTTTACATAGTTGTGAGCAATATGGTAACTTGAATTTCAGTAATATGCAAAACAACACAGTCTTAGCTGAAAAAACTGTGTCAAGTACTGGAGCTGGAAATGACAAAACTGAAAGTCAAGGTAACCCATCTTCAAAGGTGGAATTGTGCATTAGAGAAGCCACTAACATCACCTCAGCTGGAGATCGAAGCAGTGTGGAGAGAGAGATAGCAGAACAACTAGCACAGGGCTTCTGGAGTGATATTCACAGCACAGATGCCTGTGAAATACATTTACCACCTTCTAAAGAGTACTCGGAGCCCTCGTATTCTGGGAAAAAATCAGAGTGTCCGTGGCTGGGGATCAGGATCACTGAAAGCCCTGAACCTTGCCCTCAGAGAACTTTTACAACACTGAATTCTGTCAATTGCCCCTTTATAAGCAACCTTAGCACTGAAGGCTGCTCCAACACCTCTGAAATAATCAGCGGAGATTATGTTCAGGGACAGCAACAAGAACAGTGTCCCTATAACTATGTGATAAGTTTGGGAGAGGATTCGGAGACTGACACTGAGGGAGACAGTGAATCATGTTCAGCAAGAGAACAAGAATGTGAG GTAAAACTGCCGTTTAATGCACAAAGGATTATCTCACTTTCCAGAAATGACTTCCAGTCATTTCTGAAAATGCATAAATTAACTCCTGAACAATTGGACTGTATTCACGATATCCGAAGACGCAGTAAAAACAGAATTGCAGCGCAGCGATGTCGCAAGAGAAAACTTGACTGTATACAAAATCTTGAATCTGAAATTGAAAAACTG caaAATGAGAAGGAGAATTTGCTGAAGGAAAGAAACCACATTTTATCAACTCTGGGTGAGACAAAGCAGAATCTGACTGGACTTTGCCAGCAGGTGTGTAAGGAAGCAGCCTTGAGTCAAGAGCAAATacaaatacttgcaaaataTTCTTCTTCAGATTGTCCACTCTCATTTTTGTTCCCAAAAAGAGAACAAACAGCTCCGTCTGATAGTGAGCTTGTGGTACCAGCATCTGTAGAATCAGCAAATGGTCTTTCAGGTGTCACCCCTACAGCTGAGCAGAGTTCCTGTTACCAGTGTGTCAAAAGTGCATGTGAGGCCACTTACGAGCAAGTACAAGAACTGCACCCGGTTCCTGCCAGAGCATTGGAGCAAACGTCGCTCCTGGAGCCGTGTGGGCAGAGCAGTGGCATCACAGACTTCTGCCAGCAAATGACTGACAAATGCACTACAGATGAATGA